The stretch of DNA CGGGATGTCCTAACCATCCAACAGCTATTCCATCCCATTGTCCATTGAGCCTGCTCTGAATAATCCCCCTTTTGCCGGATTATTACCAATATAATCATAAAAGGCTAATTTTTCGGAATTTTAGACCAAGCTTCTGATAAACTAAGATTTTCGGCTAAACCATTGCTAACTCTTCGATATATTTCTTGCTGAAAGTATCCCTGATCCCACTGATAACGAGTAGGCCCAAATAATTCGATTGGGGTCGTTGCTGACCCATACCACATAGTTCCAGCAACTACGAAAGCTGCAAAAAAACAGCAGCGATACTACTGGAAAGTACAGTTTCAATATTGCCCATACGTAATCCTTTATATAGACGTTGAGGCGGACGGACACTAAGATGGAATAAGCCCGCTAATATACCCAATGTACCCGCAGCAATATGATGAGAAGCTATTCCCCCCGGAACAAAAGGATCAAAACCTTCTGCACCCCACGCTGGATTTACAGCTTGTACTTTTCCAGTTAGTCCATAAGGATCGGATACCCATATCCCAGGACCATACAAACCCGTTACATGAAATGCCCCAAAGCCAAAGCAAGCCACCCCTGCAAGAAATAAATGAATTCCAAAGATCTTGGGCAAATCCAAAGAGGGTTTTCCCGTCCGCTCATCAGAGAATATTTCTAGGTCCCAATATACCCAATGCCAGATCGCTGCCAAGAAACACAAGCCAGAAAACACAATATGCGTACCTGCCACACCTTCATAACTCCAAATACCCGGATTTGTTACAGTTCCTCCTGAAATACTCCAACCACCCACGAATCCGTTATTCCTAAACGAGTCATGAAGGGAATTACGAACATACCTTGTCTCCACATTGGATCCAGAACAGGATCAGAGGGATCAAAAACTGCTAATTCGTATAAAGCCATTGAGCCAGCCCAACCAGAAACTAGAGCTGTGTGCATTATATGCACCGCAAGCAATCGACCCGGATCATTCAATACGACAGTATGAACACGATACCAAGGCAAACCCATGGAAATACCCCTTTAGCAAAGAAAAATAGACACGATGTCGCTTTATTTTATCGCATTGAAAAAGACTATCCATATCCTATGTACCTAACCCTTCTAGGGGATTCTGTGTCAGAAAGCGCGAATATTTATTTCAT from Aegilops tauschii subsp. strangulata cultivar AL8/78 unplaced genomic scaffold, Aet v6.0 ptg000958l_obj, whole genome shotgun sequence encodes:
- the LOC141035936 gene encoding photosystem II CP47 reaction center protein-like codes for the protein MALYELAVFDPSDPVLDPMWRQGVACFGFGAFHVTGLYGPGIWVSDPYGLTGKVQAVNPAWGAEGFDPFVPGGIASHHIAA